In one Ochotona princeps isolate mOchPri1 chromosome 16, mOchPri1.hap1, whole genome shotgun sequence genomic region, the following are encoded:
- the CNOT3 gene encoding CCR4-NOT transcription complex subunit 3 isoform X3, with protein MADKRKLQGEIDRCLKKVSEGVEQFEDIWQKLHNAANANQKEKYEADLKKEIKKLQRLRDQIKTWVASNEIKDKRQLIDNRKLIETQMERFKVVERETKTKAYSKEGLGLAQKVDPAQKEKEEVGQWLTVDQFESEVESLSVQTRKKKGDKDQKQDRIEGLKRHIEKHRYHVRMLETILRMLDNDSILVDAIRKIKDDVEYYVDSSQDPDFEENEFLYDDLDLEDIPQALVATSPPSHSHMEDEIFNQSSSTPTSTTSSSPIPPSPANCTTENSEDDKKRGRSTDSEVSQSPAKNGSKPVHSAQQPQPPAVPPAYSGPPPAAPGNNGVPTPAAPASTLGPKASPAPSHNAGTPAPYAQAVAPSAPSGPSSSQPRPPSVQPSGGAGAGSAGSGGSTGGGAGKQNGATSYSSVVADSPAEAALGSSGGSSASSQALGAPSGPHNPPPSASKEPSAAAPAGAGGVAPGSGNTSGGPSLLVPLSVNPPSSPTPSFSEAKAPGALLNGPPQFTAAPEIKAPEPLSSLKSMAERAALSSGIEDPVPTLHLTERDILLGSTSAPPASAQPPLQLSEVNIPLSLGVCPLGPVPLSKEQLYQQAMEEAAWHHMPHPSDSERIRQYLPRNPCPTPPYHHQMPPPHSDTVEFYQRLSTETLFFIFYYLEGTKAQYLAAKALKKQSWRFHTKYMMWFQRHEEPKTITDEFEQGTYIYFDYEKWGQRKKEGFTFEYRYLEDRDLQ; from the exons ATGGCGGACAAGCGCAAGCTCCAAG GTGAGATTGACCGCTGCCTCAAGAAGGTGTCCGAGGGCGTGGAGCAGTTTGAGGATATTTGGCAGAAG CTCCACAACGCGGCCAACGCGAACCAGAAAGAAAAGTATGAGGCTGACCTAAAGAAGGAGATTAAGAAGCTGCAA CGGCTGAGGGACCAGATCAAGACATGGGTTGCGTCCAACGAGATCAAGGACAAGAGGCAGCTCATAGACAACCGCAAGCTCATCGAGACG CAAATGGAACGGTTCAAAGTTGTGGAGCGAGAGACCAAAACCAAAGCTTACAGCAAggagggcctgggcctggcccagaaGGTGGACCCTGcccagaaggagaaggaggaggtcgGCCAGTGGCTCACG GTGGACCAGTTTGAGAGCGAAGTGGAGTCACTGTCCGTGCAGACGCGCAAGAAGAAAGGCGACAAGGAT CAGAAGCAGGACCGCATCGAGGGCCTAAAGCGGCACATCGAGAAGCACCGTTACCACGTGCGCATGCTCGAGACCATCCTGCGCATGCTGGACAACGACTCCATCCTCGTGGACGCCATCCGCAAGATCAAGGACGACGTGGAGTACTACGTCGACTCCTCCCAGGATCCCGACTTCGAGGAGAACGAGTTCCTCTACGACGACCTGGACCTCGAGGACATTC cacaggCGCTGGTCGCCACCTCCCCCCCGAGCCACAGCCACATGGAGGACGAGATCTTCAATCAGTCCAGCAGCAcgcccacctccaccacctccagctcCCCCATCCCCCCCAGCCCGGCCAACTGCACCACG GAGAACTCGGAAGACGATAAGAAGAGGGGGCGCTCGACGGACAGTGAGGTCAGCCAG TCTCCAGCCAAGAATGGCTCCAAGCCTGTGCACAGCGCCCAGCAGCCGCAGCCCCCCGCCGTGCCGCCCGCCTACTCTGGCCCCCCGCCTGCTGCCCCTGGCAACAACGGGGTCCCTACGCCAGCAGCACCAGCCAGCACCCTGGGGCCCAAGGCCAGTCCCGCCCCCAGCCACAACGCCGGTACTCCTGCCCCCTATGCCCAGGCCGTGGCCCCCTCGGCGCCCAGCgggcccagctcctcccagcCCCGGCCCCCCAGTGTGCAGCCGAGTGGGGGCGCTGGCGCAGGCAGCGCTGGCAGCGGTGGCAGTACAGGGGGCGGTGCTGGCAAGCAGAACGGTGCCACCA GTTACAGCTCAGTTGTGGCGGACAGCCCCGCAGAGGCAGCTCTGGGCAGCAGTGGGGGCAGCAGCgccagcagccaggccctgggggcCCCTTCAGGCCCCCACAACCCCCCGCCCAGCGCCTC GAAGGAGCCCagtgcagcagccccagcaggggcagggggcgTGGCCCCAGGTTCAGGGAACACCTCAGGGGGGCCCAGCCTGCTGGTGCCACTGTCCGTGAACCCGCCCAGCTCCCCGACGCCCAGCTTCAGCGAGGCCAAGGCTCCCGGTGCTCTCCTCAACGGGCCCCCCCAGTTTACTGCCGCCCCAGAGATCAAG GCCCCCGAGCCACTGAGCTCCCTCAAGTCCATGGCGGAGCGAGCAGCCCTCAGCTCTGGCATCGAGGACCCTGTGCCAACGCTGCACCTCACGGAGCGAG ACATCCTCCTGGGCAGTACCTCTGCGCCCCCGGCCTCGGCGCAGCCGCCGCTGCAGCTCTCGGAGGTGAACATCCCGCTGTCGCTGGGCGTGTGTCCCCTGGGGCCCGTGCCCCTCAGCAAGGAGCAGCTGTACCAGCAGGCCATGGAGGAGGCCGCCTGGCACCACATGCCACACCCCTCCGACTCAGAGCGCATCCG GCAGTACCTTCCCAGGAACCCCTGCCCCACGCCCCCCTACCACCACCAGATGCCCCCCCCGCACTCGGACACGGTGGAGTTCTACCAGCGCCTGTCCACCGAGACGTTGTTTTTCATCTTCTACTACCTGGAG GGCACCAAGGCACAGTACCTGGCAGCCAAGGCCCTGAAGAAGCAGTCATGGCGGTTCCACACCAAGTACATGATGTGGTTCCAGAGGCACGAGGAGCCCAAGACCATCACCGACGAGTTTGAGCAG GGCACCTACATCTACTTCGACTACGAGAAGTGGGGCCAGCGCAAGAAGGAAGGCTTCACCTTCGAGTACCGCTACCTGGAGGACCGGGACCTCCAGTGA
- the CNOT3 gene encoding CCR4-NOT transcription complex subunit 3 isoform X4, producing the protein MADKRKLQGEIDRCLKKVSEGVEQFEDIWQKLHNAANANQKEKYEADLKKEIKKLQRLRDQIKTWVASNEIKDKRQLIDNRKLIETQMERFKVVERETKTKAYSKEGLGLAQKVDPAQKEKEEVGQWLTVDQFESEVESLSVQTRKKKGDKDKQDRIEGLKRHIEKHRYHVRMLETILRMLDNDSILVDAIRKIKDDVEYYVDSSQDPDFEENEFLYDDLDLEDIPQALVATSPPSHSHMEDEIFNQSSSTPTSTTSSSPIPPSPANCTTENSEDDKKRGRSTDSEVSQSPAKNGSKPVHSAQQPQPPAVPPAYSGPPPAAPGNNGVPTPAAPASTLGPKASPAPSHNAGTPAPYAQAVAPSAPSGPSSSQPRPPSVQPSGGAGAGSAGSGGSTGGGAGKQNGATSYSSVVADSPAEAALGSSGGSSASSQALGAPSGPHNPPPSASKEPSAAAPAGAGGVAPGSGNTSGGPSLLVPLSVNPPSSPTPSFSEAKAPGALLNGPPQFTAAPEIKAPEPLSSLKSMAERAALSSGIEDPVPTLHLTERDILLGSTSAPPASAQPPLQLSEVNIPLSLGVCPLGPVPLSKEQLYQQAMEEAAWHHMPHPSDSERIRQYLPRNPCPTPPYHHQMPPPHSDTVEFYQRLSTETLFFIFYYLEGTKAQYLAAKALKKQSWRFHTKYMMWFQRHEEPKTITDEFEQGTYIYFDYEKWGQRKKEGFTFEYRYLEDRDLQ; encoded by the exons ATGGCGGACAAGCGCAAGCTCCAAG GTGAGATTGACCGCTGCCTCAAGAAGGTGTCCGAGGGCGTGGAGCAGTTTGAGGATATTTGGCAGAAG CTCCACAACGCGGCCAACGCGAACCAGAAAGAAAAGTATGAGGCTGACCTAAAGAAGGAGATTAAGAAGCTGCAA CGGCTGAGGGACCAGATCAAGACATGGGTTGCGTCCAACGAGATCAAGGACAAGAGGCAGCTCATAGACAACCGCAAGCTCATCGAGACG CAAATGGAACGGTTCAAAGTTGTGGAGCGAGAGACCAAAACCAAAGCTTACAGCAAggagggcctgggcctggcccagaaGGTGGACCCTGcccagaaggagaaggaggaggtcgGCCAGTGGCTCACG GTGGACCAGTTTGAGAGCGAAGTGGAGTCACTGTCCGTGCAGACGCGCAAGAAGAAAGGCGACAAGGAT AAGCAGGACCGCATCGAGGGCCTAAAGCGGCACATCGAGAAGCACCGTTACCACGTGCGCATGCTCGAGACCATCCTGCGCATGCTGGACAACGACTCCATCCTCGTGGACGCCATCCGCAAGATCAAGGACGACGTGGAGTACTACGTCGACTCCTCCCAGGATCCCGACTTCGAGGAGAACGAGTTCCTCTACGACGACCTGGACCTCGAGGACATTC cacaggCGCTGGTCGCCACCTCCCCCCCGAGCCACAGCCACATGGAGGACGAGATCTTCAATCAGTCCAGCAGCAcgcccacctccaccacctccagctcCCCCATCCCCCCCAGCCCGGCCAACTGCACCACG GAGAACTCGGAAGACGATAAGAAGAGGGGGCGCTCGACGGACAGTGAGGTCAGCCAG TCTCCAGCCAAGAATGGCTCCAAGCCTGTGCACAGCGCCCAGCAGCCGCAGCCCCCCGCCGTGCCGCCCGCCTACTCTGGCCCCCCGCCTGCTGCCCCTGGCAACAACGGGGTCCCTACGCCAGCAGCACCAGCCAGCACCCTGGGGCCCAAGGCCAGTCCCGCCCCCAGCCACAACGCCGGTACTCCTGCCCCCTATGCCCAGGCCGTGGCCCCCTCGGCGCCCAGCgggcccagctcctcccagcCCCGGCCCCCCAGTGTGCAGCCGAGTGGGGGCGCTGGCGCAGGCAGCGCTGGCAGCGGTGGCAGTACAGGGGGCGGTGCTGGCAAGCAGAACGGTGCCACCA GTTACAGCTCAGTTGTGGCGGACAGCCCCGCAGAGGCAGCTCTGGGCAGCAGTGGGGGCAGCAGCgccagcagccaggccctgggggcCCCTTCAGGCCCCCACAACCCCCCGCCCAGCGCCTC GAAGGAGCCCagtgcagcagccccagcaggggcagggggcgTGGCCCCAGGTTCAGGGAACACCTCAGGGGGGCCCAGCCTGCTGGTGCCACTGTCCGTGAACCCGCCCAGCTCCCCGACGCCCAGCTTCAGCGAGGCCAAGGCTCCCGGTGCTCTCCTCAACGGGCCCCCCCAGTTTACTGCCGCCCCAGAGATCAAG GCCCCCGAGCCACTGAGCTCCCTCAAGTCCATGGCGGAGCGAGCAGCCCTCAGCTCTGGCATCGAGGACCCTGTGCCAACGCTGCACCTCACGGAGCGAG ACATCCTCCTGGGCAGTACCTCTGCGCCCCCGGCCTCGGCGCAGCCGCCGCTGCAGCTCTCGGAGGTGAACATCCCGCTGTCGCTGGGCGTGTGTCCCCTGGGGCCCGTGCCCCTCAGCAAGGAGCAGCTGTACCAGCAGGCCATGGAGGAGGCCGCCTGGCACCACATGCCACACCCCTCCGACTCAGAGCGCATCCG GCAGTACCTTCCCAGGAACCCCTGCCCCACGCCCCCCTACCACCACCAGATGCCCCCCCCGCACTCGGACACGGTGGAGTTCTACCAGCGCCTGTCCACCGAGACGTTGTTTTTCATCTTCTACTACCTGGAG GGCACCAAGGCACAGTACCTGGCAGCCAAGGCCCTGAAGAAGCAGTCATGGCGGTTCCACACCAAGTACATGATGTGGTTCCAGAGGCACGAGGAGCCCAAGACCATCACCGACGAGTTTGAGCAG GGCACCTACATCTACTTCGACTACGAGAAGTGGGGCCAGCGCAAGAAGGAAGGCTTCACCTTCGAGTACCGCTACCTGGAGGACCGGGACCTCCAGTGA
- the CNOT3 gene encoding CCR4-NOT transcription complex subunit 3 isoform X1 encodes MADKRKLQGEIDRCLKKVSEGVEQFEDIWQKLHNAANANQKEKYEADLKKEIKKLQRLRDQIKTWVASNEIKDKRQLIDNRKLIETQMERFKVVERETKTKAYSKEGLGLAQKVDPAQKEKEEVGQWLTNTIDTLNMQVDQFESEVESLSVQTRKKKGDKDQKQDRIEGLKRHIEKHRYHVRMLETILRMLDNDSILVDAIRKIKDDVEYYVDSSQDPDFEENEFLYDDLDLEDIPQALVATSPPSHSHMEDEIFNQSSSTPTSTTSSSPIPPSPANCTTENSEDDKKRGRSTDSEVSQSPAKNGSKPVHSAQQPQPPAVPPAYSGPPPAAPGNNGVPTPAAPASTLGPKASPAPSHNAGTPAPYAQAVAPSAPSGPSSSQPRPPSVQPSGGAGAGSAGSGGSTGGGAGKQNGATSYSSVVADSPAEAALGSSGGSSASSQALGAPSGPHNPPPSASKEPSAAAPAGAGGVAPGSGNTSGGPSLLVPLSVNPPSSPTPSFSEAKAPGALLNGPPQFTAAPEIKAPEPLSSLKSMAERAALSSGIEDPVPTLHLTERDILLGSTSAPPASAQPPLQLSEVNIPLSLGVCPLGPVPLSKEQLYQQAMEEAAWHHMPHPSDSERIRQYLPRNPCPTPPYHHQMPPPHSDTVEFYQRLSTETLFFIFYYLEGTKAQYLAAKALKKQSWRFHTKYMMWFQRHEEPKTITDEFEQGTYIYFDYEKWGQRKKEGFTFEYRYLEDRDLQ; translated from the exons ATGGCGGACAAGCGCAAGCTCCAAG GTGAGATTGACCGCTGCCTCAAGAAGGTGTCCGAGGGCGTGGAGCAGTTTGAGGATATTTGGCAGAAG CTCCACAACGCGGCCAACGCGAACCAGAAAGAAAAGTATGAGGCTGACCTAAAGAAGGAGATTAAGAAGCTGCAA CGGCTGAGGGACCAGATCAAGACATGGGTTGCGTCCAACGAGATCAAGGACAAGAGGCAGCTCATAGACAACCGCAAGCTCATCGAGACG CAAATGGAACGGTTCAAAGTTGTGGAGCGAGAGACCAAAACCAAAGCTTACAGCAAggagggcctgggcctggcccagaaGGTGGACCCTGcccagaaggagaaggaggaggtcgGCCAGTGGCTCACG aaTACCATTGACACCCTAAACATGCAGGTGGACCAGTTTGAGAGCGAAGTGGAGTCACTGTCCGTGCAGACGCGCAAGAAGAAAGGCGACAAGGAT CAGAAGCAGGACCGCATCGAGGGCCTAAAGCGGCACATCGAGAAGCACCGTTACCACGTGCGCATGCTCGAGACCATCCTGCGCATGCTGGACAACGACTCCATCCTCGTGGACGCCATCCGCAAGATCAAGGACGACGTGGAGTACTACGTCGACTCCTCCCAGGATCCCGACTTCGAGGAGAACGAGTTCCTCTACGACGACCTGGACCTCGAGGACATTC cacaggCGCTGGTCGCCACCTCCCCCCCGAGCCACAGCCACATGGAGGACGAGATCTTCAATCAGTCCAGCAGCAcgcccacctccaccacctccagctcCCCCATCCCCCCCAGCCCGGCCAACTGCACCACG GAGAACTCGGAAGACGATAAGAAGAGGGGGCGCTCGACGGACAGTGAGGTCAGCCAG TCTCCAGCCAAGAATGGCTCCAAGCCTGTGCACAGCGCCCAGCAGCCGCAGCCCCCCGCCGTGCCGCCCGCCTACTCTGGCCCCCCGCCTGCTGCCCCTGGCAACAACGGGGTCCCTACGCCAGCAGCACCAGCCAGCACCCTGGGGCCCAAGGCCAGTCCCGCCCCCAGCCACAACGCCGGTACTCCTGCCCCCTATGCCCAGGCCGTGGCCCCCTCGGCGCCCAGCgggcccagctcctcccagcCCCGGCCCCCCAGTGTGCAGCCGAGTGGGGGCGCTGGCGCAGGCAGCGCTGGCAGCGGTGGCAGTACAGGGGGCGGTGCTGGCAAGCAGAACGGTGCCACCA GTTACAGCTCAGTTGTGGCGGACAGCCCCGCAGAGGCAGCTCTGGGCAGCAGTGGGGGCAGCAGCgccagcagccaggccctgggggcCCCTTCAGGCCCCCACAACCCCCCGCCCAGCGCCTC GAAGGAGCCCagtgcagcagccccagcaggggcagggggcgTGGCCCCAGGTTCAGGGAACACCTCAGGGGGGCCCAGCCTGCTGGTGCCACTGTCCGTGAACCCGCCCAGCTCCCCGACGCCCAGCTTCAGCGAGGCCAAGGCTCCCGGTGCTCTCCTCAACGGGCCCCCCCAGTTTACTGCCGCCCCAGAGATCAAG GCCCCCGAGCCACTGAGCTCCCTCAAGTCCATGGCGGAGCGAGCAGCCCTCAGCTCTGGCATCGAGGACCCTGTGCCAACGCTGCACCTCACGGAGCGAG ACATCCTCCTGGGCAGTACCTCTGCGCCCCCGGCCTCGGCGCAGCCGCCGCTGCAGCTCTCGGAGGTGAACATCCCGCTGTCGCTGGGCGTGTGTCCCCTGGGGCCCGTGCCCCTCAGCAAGGAGCAGCTGTACCAGCAGGCCATGGAGGAGGCCGCCTGGCACCACATGCCACACCCCTCCGACTCAGAGCGCATCCG GCAGTACCTTCCCAGGAACCCCTGCCCCACGCCCCCCTACCACCACCAGATGCCCCCCCCGCACTCGGACACGGTGGAGTTCTACCAGCGCCTGTCCACCGAGACGTTGTTTTTCATCTTCTACTACCTGGAG GGCACCAAGGCACAGTACCTGGCAGCCAAGGCCCTGAAGAAGCAGTCATGGCGGTTCCACACCAAGTACATGATGTGGTTCCAGAGGCACGAGGAGCCCAAGACCATCACCGACGAGTTTGAGCAG GGCACCTACATCTACTTCGACTACGAGAAGTGGGGCCAGCGCAAGAAGGAAGGCTTCACCTTCGAGTACCGCTACCTGGAGGACCGGGACCTCCAGTGA
- the CNOT3 gene encoding CCR4-NOT transcription complex subunit 3 isoform X2: protein MADKRKLQGEIDRCLKKVSEGVEQFEDIWQKLHNAANANQKEKYEADLKKEIKKLQRLRDQIKTWVASNEIKDKRQLIDNRKLIETQMERFKVVERETKTKAYSKEGLGLAQKVDPAQKEKEEVGQWLTNTIDTLNMQVDQFESEVESLSVQTRKKKGDKDKQDRIEGLKRHIEKHRYHVRMLETILRMLDNDSILVDAIRKIKDDVEYYVDSSQDPDFEENEFLYDDLDLEDIPQALVATSPPSHSHMEDEIFNQSSSTPTSTTSSSPIPPSPANCTTENSEDDKKRGRSTDSEVSQSPAKNGSKPVHSAQQPQPPAVPPAYSGPPPAAPGNNGVPTPAAPASTLGPKASPAPSHNAGTPAPYAQAVAPSAPSGPSSSQPRPPSVQPSGGAGAGSAGSGGSTGGGAGKQNGATSYSSVVADSPAEAALGSSGGSSASSQALGAPSGPHNPPPSASKEPSAAAPAGAGGVAPGSGNTSGGPSLLVPLSVNPPSSPTPSFSEAKAPGALLNGPPQFTAAPEIKAPEPLSSLKSMAERAALSSGIEDPVPTLHLTERDILLGSTSAPPASAQPPLQLSEVNIPLSLGVCPLGPVPLSKEQLYQQAMEEAAWHHMPHPSDSERIRQYLPRNPCPTPPYHHQMPPPHSDTVEFYQRLSTETLFFIFYYLEGTKAQYLAAKALKKQSWRFHTKYMMWFQRHEEPKTITDEFEQGTYIYFDYEKWGQRKKEGFTFEYRYLEDRDLQ, encoded by the exons ATGGCGGACAAGCGCAAGCTCCAAG GTGAGATTGACCGCTGCCTCAAGAAGGTGTCCGAGGGCGTGGAGCAGTTTGAGGATATTTGGCAGAAG CTCCACAACGCGGCCAACGCGAACCAGAAAGAAAAGTATGAGGCTGACCTAAAGAAGGAGATTAAGAAGCTGCAA CGGCTGAGGGACCAGATCAAGACATGGGTTGCGTCCAACGAGATCAAGGACAAGAGGCAGCTCATAGACAACCGCAAGCTCATCGAGACG CAAATGGAACGGTTCAAAGTTGTGGAGCGAGAGACCAAAACCAAAGCTTACAGCAAggagggcctgggcctggcccagaaGGTGGACCCTGcccagaaggagaaggaggaggtcgGCCAGTGGCTCACG aaTACCATTGACACCCTAAACATGCAGGTGGACCAGTTTGAGAGCGAAGTGGAGTCACTGTCCGTGCAGACGCGCAAGAAGAAAGGCGACAAGGAT AAGCAGGACCGCATCGAGGGCCTAAAGCGGCACATCGAGAAGCACCGTTACCACGTGCGCATGCTCGAGACCATCCTGCGCATGCTGGACAACGACTCCATCCTCGTGGACGCCATCCGCAAGATCAAGGACGACGTGGAGTACTACGTCGACTCCTCCCAGGATCCCGACTTCGAGGAGAACGAGTTCCTCTACGACGACCTGGACCTCGAGGACATTC cacaggCGCTGGTCGCCACCTCCCCCCCGAGCCACAGCCACATGGAGGACGAGATCTTCAATCAGTCCAGCAGCAcgcccacctccaccacctccagctcCCCCATCCCCCCCAGCCCGGCCAACTGCACCACG GAGAACTCGGAAGACGATAAGAAGAGGGGGCGCTCGACGGACAGTGAGGTCAGCCAG TCTCCAGCCAAGAATGGCTCCAAGCCTGTGCACAGCGCCCAGCAGCCGCAGCCCCCCGCCGTGCCGCCCGCCTACTCTGGCCCCCCGCCTGCTGCCCCTGGCAACAACGGGGTCCCTACGCCAGCAGCACCAGCCAGCACCCTGGGGCCCAAGGCCAGTCCCGCCCCCAGCCACAACGCCGGTACTCCTGCCCCCTATGCCCAGGCCGTGGCCCCCTCGGCGCCCAGCgggcccagctcctcccagcCCCGGCCCCCCAGTGTGCAGCCGAGTGGGGGCGCTGGCGCAGGCAGCGCTGGCAGCGGTGGCAGTACAGGGGGCGGTGCTGGCAAGCAGAACGGTGCCACCA GTTACAGCTCAGTTGTGGCGGACAGCCCCGCAGAGGCAGCTCTGGGCAGCAGTGGGGGCAGCAGCgccagcagccaggccctgggggcCCCTTCAGGCCCCCACAACCCCCCGCCCAGCGCCTC GAAGGAGCCCagtgcagcagccccagcaggggcagggggcgTGGCCCCAGGTTCAGGGAACACCTCAGGGGGGCCCAGCCTGCTGGTGCCACTGTCCGTGAACCCGCCCAGCTCCCCGACGCCCAGCTTCAGCGAGGCCAAGGCTCCCGGTGCTCTCCTCAACGGGCCCCCCCAGTTTACTGCCGCCCCAGAGATCAAG GCCCCCGAGCCACTGAGCTCCCTCAAGTCCATGGCGGAGCGAGCAGCCCTCAGCTCTGGCATCGAGGACCCTGTGCCAACGCTGCACCTCACGGAGCGAG ACATCCTCCTGGGCAGTACCTCTGCGCCCCCGGCCTCGGCGCAGCCGCCGCTGCAGCTCTCGGAGGTGAACATCCCGCTGTCGCTGGGCGTGTGTCCCCTGGGGCCCGTGCCCCTCAGCAAGGAGCAGCTGTACCAGCAGGCCATGGAGGAGGCCGCCTGGCACCACATGCCACACCCCTCCGACTCAGAGCGCATCCG GCAGTACCTTCCCAGGAACCCCTGCCCCACGCCCCCCTACCACCACCAGATGCCCCCCCCGCACTCGGACACGGTGGAGTTCTACCAGCGCCTGTCCACCGAGACGTTGTTTTTCATCTTCTACTACCTGGAG GGCACCAAGGCACAGTACCTGGCAGCCAAGGCCCTGAAGAAGCAGTCATGGCGGTTCCACACCAAGTACATGATGTGGTTCCAGAGGCACGAGGAGCCCAAGACCATCACCGACGAGTTTGAGCAG GGCACCTACATCTACTTCGACTACGAGAAGTGGGGCCAGCGCAAGAAGGAAGGCTTCACCTTCGAGTACCGCTACCTGGAGGACCGGGACCTCCAGTGA
- the CNOT3 gene encoding CCR4-NOT transcription complex subunit 3 isoform X5: protein MERFKVVERETKTKAYSKEGLGLAQKVDPAQKEKEEVGQWLTNTIDTLNMQVDQFESEVESLSVQTRKKKGDKDQKQDRIEGLKRHIEKHRYHVRMLETILRMLDNDSILVDAIRKIKDDVEYYVDSSQDPDFEENEFLYDDLDLEDIPQALVATSPPSHSHMEDEIFNQSSSTPTSTTSSSPIPPSPANCTTENSEDDKKRGRSTDSEVSQSPAKNGSKPVHSAQQPQPPAVPPAYSGPPPAAPGNNGVPTPAAPASTLGPKASPAPSHNAGTPAPYAQAVAPSAPSGPSSSQPRPPSVQPSGGAGAGSAGSGGSTGGGAGKQNGATSYSSVVADSPAEAALGSSGGSSASSQALGAPSGPHNPPPSASKEPSAAAPAGAGGVAPGSGNTSGGPSLLVPLSVNPPSSPTPSFSEAKAPGALLNGPPQFTAAPEIKAPEPLSSLKSMAERAALSSGIEDPVPTLHLTERDILLGSTSAPPASAQPPLQLSEVNIPLSLGVCPLGPVPLSKEQLYQQAMEEAAWHHMPHPSDSERIRQYLPRNPCPTPPYHHQMPPPHSDTVEFYQRLSTETLFFIFYYLEGTKAQYLAAKALKKQSWRFHTKYMMWFQRHEEPKTITDEFEQGTYIYFDYEKWGQRKKEGFTFEYRYLEDRDLQ from the exons ATGGAACGGTTCAAAGTTGTGGAGCGAGAGACCAAAACCAAAGCTTACAGCAAggagggcctgggcctggcccagaaGGTGGACCCTGcccagaaggagaaggaggaggtcgGCCAGTGGCTCACG aaTACCATTGACACCCTAAACATGCAGGTGGACCAGTTTGAGAGCGAAGTGGAGTCACTGTCCGTGCAGACGCGCAAGAAGAAAGGCGACAAGGAT CAGAAGCAGGACCGCATCGAGGGCCTAAAGCGGCACATCGAGAAGCACCGTTACCACGTGCGCATGCTCGAGACCATCCTGCGCATGCTGGACAACGACTCCATCCTCGTGGACGCCATCCGCAAGATCAAGGACGACGTGGAGTACTACGTCGACTCCTCCCAGGATCCCGACTTCGAGGAGAACGAGTTCCTCTACGACGACCTGGACCTCGAGGACATTC cacaggCGCTGGTCGCCACCTCCCCCCCGAGCCACAGCCACATGGAGGACGAGATCTTCAATCAGTCCAGCAGCAcgcccacctccaccacctccagctcCCCCATCCCCCCCAGCCCGGCCAACTGCACCACG GAGAACTCGGAAGACGATAAGAAGAGGGGGCGCTCGACGGACAGTGAGGTCAGCCAG TCTCCAGCCAAGAATGGCTCCAAGCCTGTGCACAGCGCCCAGCAGCCGCAGCCCCCCGCCGTGCCGCCCGCCTACTCTGGCCCCCCGCCTGCTGCCCCTGGCAACAACGGGGTCCCTACGCCAGCAGCACCAGCCAGCACCCTGGGGCCCAAGGCCAGTCCCGCCCCCAGCCACAACGCCGGTACTCCTGCCCCCTATGCCCAGGCCGTGGCCCCCTCGGCGCCCAGCgggcccagctcctcccagcCCCGGCCCCCCAGTGTGCAGCCGAGTGGGGGCGCTGGCGCAGGCAGCGCTGGCAGCGGTGGCAGTACAGGGGGCGGTGCTGGCAAGCAGAACGGTGCCACCA GTTACAGCTCAGTTGTGGCGGACAGCCCCGCAGAGGCAGCTCTGGGCAGCAGTGGGGGCAGCAGCgccagcagccaggccctgggggcCCCTTCAGGCCCCCACAACCCCCCGCCCAGCGCCTC GAAGGAGCCCagtgcagcagccccagcaggggcagggggcgTGGCCCCAGGTTCAGGGAACACCTCAGGGGGGCCCAGCCTGCTGGTGCCACTGTCCGTGAACCCGCCCAGCTCCCCGACGCCCAGCTTCAGCGAGGCCAAGGCTCCCGGTGCTCTCCTCAACGGGCCCCCCCAGTTTACTGCCGCCCCAGAGATCAAG GCCCCCGAGCCACTGAGCTCCCTCAAGTCCATGGCGGAGCGAGCAGCCCTCAGCTCTGGCATCGAGGACCCTGTGCCAACGCTGCACCTCACGGAGCGAG ACATCCTCCTGGGCAGTACCTCTGCGCCCCCGGCCTCGGCGCAGCCGCCGCTGCAGCTCTCGGAGGTGAACATCCCGCTGTCGCTGGGCGTGTGTCCCCTGGGGCCCGTGCCCCTCAGCAAGGAGCAGCTGTACCAGCAGGCCATGGAGGAGGCCGCCTGGCACCACATGCCACACCCCTCCGACTCAGAGCGCATCCG GCAGTACCTTCCCAGGAACCCCTGCCCCACGCCCCCCTACCACCACCAGATGCCCCCCCCGCACTCGGACACGGTGGAGTTCTACCAGCGCCTGTCCACCGAGACGTTGTTTTTCATCTTCTACTACCTGGAG GGCACCAAGGCACAGTACCTGGCAGCCAAGGCCCTGAAGAAGCAGTCATGGCGGTTCCACACCAAGTACATGATGTGGTTCCAGAGGCACGAGGAGCCCAAGACCATCACCGACGAGTTTGAGCAG GGCACCTACATCTACTTCGACTACGAGAAGTGGGGCCAGCGCAAGAAGGAAGGCTTCACCTTCGAGTACCGCTACCTGGAGGACCGGGACCTCCAGTGA